The following proteins are encoded in a genomic region of Microtus ochrogaster isolate Prairie Vole_2 chromosome 5, MicOch1.0, whole genome shotgun sequence:
- the LOC101982063 gene encoding olfactory receptor 8B3-like, with protein sequence MNSANFSLVAEFILVGLTDKPELQMPLFFLFLGMYLVTALGNFCLIILTVLNSHLHTPMYFFLFNLSFIDICYCSVFTPQMLINFILRKNVITYTECMTQLYFFIFFVVSECYVLTSMAYDRYMAICNPLLYNVAMSPKLCLNLMFCSYFIAFSTAVAHTACMLRLTFCDANTINHYFCDIPPLLQLSCSSIYVNELVIFVAVSINIIVPTSTLFISYGFILSNILHISSSEGRSKAFGTCSSHILAVSMFLGSGAFVYFKPSTDGSINEGKIYSVFYTNVVPMMNPLIYSLRNKDIKVALKKTLISRIF encoded by the coding sequence ATGAACTCAGCAAATTTCTCTTTGGTGGCCGAATTCATTCTGGTAGGACTAACAGATAAACCTGAACTTCAAAtgcctttgttctttctcttcctaggAATGTATCTTGTCACTGCATTGGGAAATTTCTGTTTGATAATTCTAACTGTACTGAATTCTCACCTCCACACTCCTATGtacttttttctgtttaactTGTCCTTTATAGACATTTGCTATTGTTCTGTGTTCACTCCTCAAATGcttataaactttatattaaGGAAAAATGTAATTACATACACAGAATGTATGACCCAACTctatttctttatcttctttgttgtttctgagTGCTATGTGTTAACTtcaatggcctatgatcgctacATGGCCATCTGCAATCCACTGTTATATAATGTTGCCATGTCTCCAAAACTATGCTTGAACCTTATGTTTTGTTCCTACTTTATTGCATTTTCTACTGCTGTGGCTCACACTGCATGCATGCTGAGACTGACCTTTTGTGATGCCAACACCATCAACCACTACTTCTGTGATATTCCTCCTTTGCTCCAGCTTTCTTGTTCAAGCATATATGTCAATGAGCTTGTGATTTTTGTGGCTGTAAGCATCAATATCATTGTTCCTACTTCAACTCTCTTTATCTCCTATGGTTTCATTCTTTCCAACATCTTGCACATCAGTTCCTCTGAGGGCAGGTCCAAAGCCTTTGGTACCTGCAGCTCCCACATTCTTGCTGTTTCTATGTTCCTTGGATCAGGTGCATTTGTATATTTCAAACCCTCCACAGATGGATCTATAAATGAAGGGAAAATCTATTCTGTCTTTTACACCAATGTGGTTCCCATGATGAATCCTTTAATCTACAGCTTGAGGAACAAAGATATTAAAGTTGCCCTGAAGAAAACCTTGATCAGCAGGATCTTCTGA
- the LOC101999304 gene encoding olfactory receptor 8B3-like produces the protein MDSINVSFMTKFILVGLTDQPNLQMPLFFLFLAMYMVTVLGNLCLIILTVLNSHLHTPMYFFLFNLSFIDICYCCVFTPQMLMNLVLRENVISYMECMTQVYFFMFFAVSECYVLTSMAYDRYMAICNPLLYNVVMSPKLCLILMFGSYFIAFSNAVAHTVCMLKLRFCDAHTINHYFCDIPPLLQLSCTSTYANELIILVTGSINIIIPTSTLFISYGFILSSIIHIRSSEGRSKAFSTCSSHVLAVSLFFVSGALEYFKPSSAGSKNEGKISSVFYTNVVPMMNPLIYSLRNKDIKVALMKSLSRGNF, from the coding sequence ATGGATTCAATAAATGTCTCCTTTATGACTAAATTCATTCTGGTAGGATTAACAGACCAGCCTAATCTCCAAATGCCcttattctttctatttctagCAATGTATATGGTCACTGTGTTGGGAAATTTGTGTTTGATAATTCTGACTGTGCTGAATTCTCACCTTCATACCCCTAtgtacttctttctttttaacttgtcCTTTATAGACATCTGTTATTGCTGTGTGTTCACTCCCCAAATGCTGATGAATTTAGTATTAAGGGAGAATGTCATTTCTTATATGGAATGTATGactcaagtttatttttttatgttctttgcTGTATCTGAATGCTATGTGTTGACTtcaatggcctatgatcgctacATGGCCATCTGCAATCCACTCTTGTATAATGTTGTCATGTCTCCTAAATTATGTTTGATACTTATGTTTGGTTcctattttattgcattttctaaTGCTGTTGCTCACACTGTATGCATGCTGAAACTAAGATTCTGTGATGCCCACACCATTAACCACTACTTCTGTGATATTCCTCCTTTGCTCCAACTCTCTTGCACGAGCACATATGCAAACGAGCTCATAATTCTTGTTACTGGGAGCATCAACATTATTATTCCTACTTCAACTCTCTTTATCTCCTATGGTTTCATTCTTTCCAGCATCATCCACATCCGTTCTTCTGAGGGCAGGTCCaaagccttcagcacctgcagctcccacgttcttgctgtttctttgttctttgtttcaggTGCACTTGAATATTTCAAACCCTCCTCAGCAGGGTCtaagaatgaaggaaaaatctCTTCTGTCTTTTACACCAATGTAGTTCCCATGATGAACCCATTAATCTACAGCTTGAGGAACAAAGATATTAAAGTCGCTCTGATGAAAAGCCTGAGCCGCGGTAATTTTTGA